The genomic interval CCAGCTCCGACAACGAGAGCGCCGCAAGCAGGGCAACGACGCCGCCGATCATGAACGAAACCATACTCGCCGGGCCGGCGCTCTCGGCGACGATACCCGGAAGCACAAAGATTCCCGCCCCGATCATCGTTCCCAGCCCGAGCGTGTACGCCTCGAGAAAACCAAGGTCTCGAGCGAGTTCCTGATCAGACACGTTCACTCACCCCAGGACAAGGGATCGAACAGAACCGTAAATAACACGATTCTAATTTCGATTTCGAAAGAGCGTTCATATACTCTCTTACTGACCTAGGCTCTAATTTAAATCTGTTGACTCTCATGTGAGAGAGTCGAATCGTTCGTACGCTTGCTCTAACTGGCGCTCCTCCACTGGCTGCTATCGATCTTTCCATAGGGTTTCAAAATTCATCTCAACTATATTTTTTGATTTCGAAATTTGCAAACCTATTTATTGCATTATCCCATATACTATCATATGGACTATAATAACTTCGGCAAGGAGCATCGAATCGAACAATCCGTACTACCTCGAGCACCGAACCGTTCGCAAACGGAGCAGACTGGGTGATTGGATGCCCGCTTCGCTGCTCCACCGAGTGATCGTCCCAGTCGCAAACGAAGACGACGCCCGCGCTACCTGCGGCGCGATCTGTTCGCACTTTGACGACGACGCGACAACGCTCTACGTCGTCCACATCATTGAGAAGGGCAGCGGTGCACCCGACAAGGCACCGCTCGAGGCGCGGCAAGAGCAGGCCCAGCAAATCTTCGCAATCGCCGAAGACACATTCGAAGAAACTGAGTACGACCTGGTGACTGACCTTCGCTACGCGACGAACATCACTGACGAAATCATCGCCGCCGTCGAGGAACGGGATGCGACGGCGATCACGTTCATCCCGCGGCCAAGCGGGACCTTCACGCGGCTCTTGACCGGAAACAAGACGAAGAAACTCGTCTCAACGAACAGCGTTCCGGTCATCGTGCTCCCGCGACCGACCGACCAGTCTAATACGACTTAACATTAAACACCTAGAAAGCGTTATCGAGGTCTTCTTCCTCGACAACCCCGAGAGATTGGTCCTTCCGTGAATGGTGTACTCAACGGATTGGGATCGCCCCGGAAGCCGTTCTCCACGTCACGATAGCAGCCACGGATCTCTTGCCCTCTCGCTGTTTGCTGTTCCGATAGGCCACGAGACACTCGAGGTAGAACCACCGAGTGTGGTGGTGAGTTGGTGATCAATCTCGGCCCAGCATCTGAAATCCGGGAGGATGACATCTTTATCATCTCGGGAAGCGGCGATGCGACTAAACGGTTCCTCGAATTCGTTCACTAACACCGACAGGAACCAATCCTATCTCCTACACCAGACATTCGAATTGAAACCTGTCGTGGAGAAGAATACTCTCTCGAGCGAT from Natronolimnobius sp. AArcel1 carries:
- a CDS encoding universal stress protein, whose product is MPASLLHRVIVPVANEDDARATCGAICSHFDDDATTLYVVHIIEKGSGAPDKAPLEARQEQAQQIFAIAEDTFEETEYDLVTDLRYATNITDEIIAAVEERDATAITFIPRPSGTFTRLLTGNKTKKLVSTNSVPVIVLPRPTDQSNTT